Proteins co-encoded in one Pyramidobacter porci genomic window:
- the pyrE gene encoding orotate phosphoribosyltransferase has translation MPEVMSDSQIQEKLREMLVESRAWLEGHFKLTSGRHSGNYMQCAMLLRFPKYAAFAGGEIAKRIAALRPDFIVSPALGGLIIGHEVARALNVPFLFCEREDGRMKLRRFPMPVGKRFVAVEDVVTTGGSVKETAEHMVAGGCVWAGSACIVDRSGGAQQLGPDLVSLFKVSFPTWEADDCPLCRELGTPPVKPGSRPGAK, from the coding sequence ATGCCGGAAGTGATGTCGGATTCTCAGATCCAGGAAAAGCTCAGAGAAATGCTCGTCGAGAGCAGGGCCTGGCTCGAGGGCCATTTCAAGCTCACCTCGGGGCGGCACAGCGGCAATTACATGCAGTGCGCCATGCTGCTGCGCTTCCCCAAGTACGCGGCCTTCGCCGGCGGCGAGATCGCCAAACGGATCGCCGCGCTCAGGCCCGACTTCATCGTCTCGCCGGCTTTGGGCGGCCTGATCATCGGCCACGAGGTGGCGCGCGCGCTGAACGTGCCCTTTTTGTTCTGTGAGCGCGAGGACGGCAGGATGAAGCTGCGCCGCTTCCCGATGCCGGTCGGCAAACGATTCGTCGCCGTCGAAGACGTAGTGACGACTGGCGGTTCCGTCAAGGAGACGGCCGAGCACATGGTCGCGGGCGGCTGCGTCTGGGCCGGCTCGGCCTGCATCGTCGACCGTTCCGGCGGCGCGCAGCAGCTCGGCCCCGATCTGGTTTCGCTCTTCAAAGTCTCTTTTCCCACCTGGGAAGCCGACGACTGCCCGCTGTGCCGCGAACTGGGCACGCCGCCCGTCAAGCCCGGCAGCCGTCCCGGAGCGAAATAG
- the pyrF gene encoding orotidine-5'-phosphate decarboxylase: MTEHTSLPLFAALDLDTLREARRTMDVLSGAVDAIKIGPRLYAQGGAPFLKEIVDHGFKLFLDLKLHDIPNTVRLAVETLADLGIFCLTLQTAGGRRMMEESVAARDRLGSTMKLLGITVLTSFDEKSWDEVAPGCPMDVAIKKRAWLCGDCGMDGLVCSPLDLPEVRAVTPPTLLKVVPGVRLVAGGDDQSRVATPADAFRNGADYIVMGRPIYKAPDVRKAVAEIARSIEEGLSCRK, translated from the coding sequence ATGACCGAACACACATCTTTGCCGCTGTTTGCCGCGCTCGACCTCGACACGCTGCGCGAGGCGAGGCGCACCATGGACGTCCTTTCGGGAGCGGTGGACGCCATCAAGATTGGGCCGCGCCTCTACGCTCAGGGCGGCGCGCCGTTTCTGAAAGAGATCGTCGACCATGGCTTCAAGCTCTTCCTTGACCTGAAGCTGCACGACATTCCCAACACCGTGCGTTTGGCCGTGGAAACGCTGGCCGACCTGGGCATTTTCTGTCTGACGCTGCAGACCGCCGGCGGCCGCCGCATGATGGAGGAGTCCGTCGCCGCCCGCGACCGTCTCGGCTCGACCATGAAGCTGCTCGGCATCACCGTGCTGACCAGCTTCGACGAAAAAAGCTGGGACGAAGTCGCCCCCGGCTGCCCGATGGACGTTGCCATCAAAAAACGCGCCTGGCTGTGCGGCGACTGCGGCATGGACGGGCTGGTGTGCTCGCCGCTTGATCTGCCCGAGGTGCGCGCCGTGACGCCGCCGACGCTGCTCAAAGTCGTGCCCGGCGTGCGCCTCGTCGCCGGCGGCGACGACCAGAGCCGTGTCGCTACGCCCGCGGACGCGTTCCGCAACGGCGCCGACTACATCGTCATGGGGCGCCCGATTTACAAAGCGCCCGACGTCCGCAAAGCGGTCGCGGAGATCGCCCGATCCATCGAGGAGGGATTGTCATGCCGGAAGTGA